A region from the Lolium perenne isolate Kyuss_39 chromosome 4, Kyuss_2.0, whole genome shotgun sequence genome encodes:
- the LOC127293885 gene encoding F-box protein At5g49610, whose amino-acid sequence MAEHPRIGPNPLRIGLPDEMLGLEILVRLPPKDLVRCRAVCRSWRRLASTRDILLAHHRRQPSLPLVLLPKHRCTWGDLRAFDHRASAAAGEVRLQPIARIDDATAISADASCDGLLLLSVCTFSPYIQRYFICNPTTRQIGHVPEIDGFRATGLYRHPPTGEHRLLLHMRSKKMFGENDPCYVFALGCNQLRPRCIGCPPELAGFFDAPVLVRGNLHWSWWPYPVKKNQSGKMITVFDTTAESFHLMRTPITEARRAYLYEVDDTLGIYSCNDTMTAVHIWVMQDYDSEVWSHKYHVKLPVAEIREHEGRDVVVVHEDRDVFVLYSFGPTLFLIDTEGKLLASSQFDACISLVATHRFKQSLVQHNLFSVLRGALNAWSFI is encoded by the coding sequence ATGGCGGAACACCCAAGAATAGGACCAAATCCGCTACGCATCGGTCTCCCCGACGAGATGTTGGGCTTGGAGATCCTCGTGCGCCTGCCCCCCAAGGACCTCGTGCGCTGCCGCGCCGTCTGCCGCTCCTGGCGCCGCCTCGCCTCCACCCGCGACATCCTCCTGGCACACCACCGCCGCCAGCCCtccctccccctcgtcctcctccCCAAACACCGCTGCACATGGGGCGACCTCCGTGCCTTCGACCACcgggcctccgccgccgccggtgaGGTCCGGCTCCAGCCCATCGCCCGGATCGACGACGCTACTGCCATCAGCGCGGATGCCTCCTgcgacggcctcctcctcctgtCGGTTTGTACATTCTCGCCTTATATCCAGCGCTACTTCATCTGTAACCCAACCACGCGCCAGATTGGTCACGTCCCGGAGATAGACGGCTTCAGAGCCACGGGGCTATACCGGCATCCGCCTACGGGCGAGCACCGGCTGCTACTGCACATGAGGTCCAAGAAGATGTTTGGCGAGAATGATCCCTGCTATGTTTTCGCATTGGGCTGCAACCAGCTGCGGCCAAGGTGCATCGGCTGTCCGCCTGAGCTTGCGGGCTTCTTCGACGCGCCTGTCCTGGTAAGGGGTAACCTGCATTGGAGCTGGTGGCCGTATCCTGTGAAGAAGAATCAGAGTGGCAAGATGATAACGGTGTTCGACACCACAGCCGAGTCATTCCATCTGATGCGCACTCCAATCACGGAGGCAAGGAGAGCATATCTGTATGAGGTGGATGACACACTCGGCATCTACAGCTGCAATGATACCATGACAGCCGTTCATATCTGGGTGATGCAGGACTATGATAGCGAGGTCTGGTCCCATAAATACCATGTCAAATTGCCGGTGGCAGAGATCAGGGAGCATGAGGGTCGGGATGTGGTGGTTGTCCACGAGGACAGGGATGTGTTTGTCCTCTACAGTTTTGGACCAACACTGTTTCTCATTGACACTGAGGGTAAATTGCTGGCAAGTTCGCAGTTTGACGCCTGTATCAGCTTGGTAGCTACACATAGGTTCAAGCAAAGCCTTGTTCAACATAACTTATTTTCCGTGCTGCGGGGTGCTTTGAATGCCTGGTCTTTCATCTGA